One Anastrepha obliqua isolate idAnaObli1 chromosome 6, idAnaObli1_1.0, whole genome shotgun sequence DNA window includes the following coding sequences:
- the LOC129250292 gene encoding uncharacterized protein LOC129250292, which translates to MITDTDPFVRSDRYTKILAARREANGCIRQMFGPKEDNFINFESDKYFNVIDWDRFEPAEPPCLQFFAKDHLEALQYSNEIIELPAYPCHSQNTERFVHTVHESAMAATDEQRMGHNLSKLESRQKYSKLESRQNFMD; encoded by the exons aTGATAACCGATACAGATCCATTCGTACGTTCAGATAGATACACGAAGATCTTAGCAGCCCGCAGAGAAGCTAATGGATGTATTCGTCAAATGTTTGGTCCGAAAGaggataattttataaatttcgagagtgacaaatattttaatgtaatagATTGGGATAGATTCGAACCGGCTGAACCACCATGCTTGCAGTTCTTCGCGAAAGATCACCTCGAAGCATTACAATATTCcaatgaaataattgaattaccAG CATATCCTTGTCATTCCCAAAATACCGAGCGATTTGTTCATACAGTTCATGAATCTGCAATGGCGGCCACCGATGAACAACGCATGGGCCACAATTTATCTAAGCTCGAGAGCCGGCAGAAATACAGCAAGCTTGAATCCCGACAAAATTTTATGGACTAA